The window ATTAGCTCTATCTCTCATAAAATTTTTCAATTCCTCTCTCTTTATAGTACACAAATCTTTACCTCCAAAAATCTTATCTATAAAAACAAATTCATTCTTTAATGCTAAATCTACTCCATGATAAACAGATTCTTCAACTATTTCTTTCAATCCTCTATTTTCCTCACAAAAAGTACGAAATATCTTACAACCTGCTTCCGAATGCAACGACTCATCTCTAACAGAAAAAATAATCTGCTGACCTACCCCTTTCAAACGATTAGATTTTCTAAAAGAAAGCAATACTGCAAAAGAAGAAAACAACTGAACTCCTTCCGCTGCTGCTGAAAACAAAGCAACACTTCTTGCAATTTCCTCCTTATTATACTTTCCATGATTACTATTCCTAACATCCATCAAAGATTTCAACTTATTCATGATCACATCATCTTCCAAAAAAGCATGAAAATTATCCAACCCCAAAATATCATTCAAATAAGAATAAGCTGCTGCATGAATAGTCTCAAAAGATCCAAAAGCCTGACCCATCATTTTAATTTCTGGAATAGGAAACCACTTAGGAATCATTTCAGACCAATAATTTCCTACTTCTGTTTCTGTTTGAGCAAATCCCTTCAATATATCCCCAATCACATTTTTCTCCTGATCAGTTAAATTTTTATTCCAATCATAAATATCTGATTGCATATTTATTTCCGTATGAAGCCAATGAGCGTTTTGTTGCTTAAACCAATATTCATAAGCCCATTGATACTCAAAAGGTTTAAAACTTAATCGATCTTCCATCATGCTCATCTAACTAAAAATTATATTGATCTACAATTTCCAAATGTAGGAAAAATACCAAACTAATCAAAAAACACAATCACGTGCACATGTACGTGCACATGTACGTGCACATGTACGTGCACATGTACGTGCACATGTACGTGCACATGTACGTGCACATGTACGTGCACATGTACGTGCACATGTACGCTCGTGCGCGCGCGCTCGGGTGCATTACACAATAACGTTATATAATTATGTATAATAATAACGTTATAATAATTTATTAATATATGCCGAAAATTCGGAGAAGTCGGAAAGGGGATCCCGGGGGGGGGGGAAGGGAAGCCCTGAAAGCCATTGAACATGGCTTTT is drawn from Blattabacterium sp. (Blatta orientalis) str. Tarazona and contains these coding sequences:
- a CDS encoding ribonucleotide-diphosphate reductase subunit beta, translating into MSMMEDRLSFKPFEYQWAYEYWFKQQNAHWLHTEINMQSDIYDWNKNLTDQEKNVIGDILKGFAQTETEVGNYWSEMIPKWFPIPEIKMMGQAFGSFETIHAAAYSYLNDILGLDNFHAFLEDDVIMNKLKSLMDVRNSNHGKYNKEEIARSVALFSAAAEGVQLFSSFAVLLSFRKSNRLKGVGQQIIFSVRDESLHSEAGCKIFRTFCEENRGLKEIVEESVYHGVDLALKNEFVFIDKIFGGKDLCTIKREELKNFMRDRANMKLRELGFFDFYHVDRSMLDNMNWFYITISGEQQTDFFDNRETGYSKPNEDWNEDLFSSEGNVKSSEKKILKILLKNKSNGLDGSGCDSCES